TCCGGAAATTCGGGGGGCTCTTTCCCTGCGATTCGCGCGATGGCGGAGACCGCCGCGACGAAACCCGAGGCGATCGACTCCGCGTATCCTTCCACCCCCGTGATCTGCCCCGCGAAGAATAGCCCGCGCCGGGTCCGGCACTCCATGCCGGCATGGAGAATCCGGGGGGCGTCCAGGAAGGTGTTCCGGTGAACCGATCCGTACCGGAGGAACTTCGCGCGGGCAAGTCCCGGGATCAGGGAAAAGACCCTCTCCTGCTCCGGGTAGGCGAGTTTCGTCTGGAATCCGACGAGGTTGTACATCGTCCCGGCCTCGTTCTCCTTGCGCAGCTGGACGACGGCATGCGGAATCTTGCCCGTGCGGGGGTCCCGCAGTCCGACGGGCCGCAAGGGACCGAAGAGAAGCGTCTCCGGACCCCGGCGGGCGAGGACCTCGACGGGCATGCATGATTCGAAGTGCCGCTCCTCCTCGAATTCGCGCGCCGGAACGACGCGCGCGGACAGCAGGGCGGAGAGAAATGTCTCGTACTGGTCCTGCGTCATCGGGAAATTCAGGTAATCGCCCGACCCGGACCCGTACCGGTCGGCGAAGAATCCCCGGCTCATGTCGAGGGAGAATGCGTCCACGATCGGGGAGATGGCGTCGTAGAAGAAGAGGCCGCTCCCGCCGGCCAGCGCGCCGATGCTCCCGGCGATCACCGCGGACGGGATCGGGCCGCAGGCGACGATGACGACGGGATCGTCCGGGATCGTCCTTGCCTCCTCCTCCGCAACCCGGATGTTCGACCGGCCCCGGACCGCCTCCGTCACCGACCGTCCGAACTCCTCCCTGTCCACCGCGAGAGCCTTCCCCGCGGGAACCCGGACCCGGTCGGCCACCCGGAGAAGGTTGCACCCGAGGGCCCGGAGTTCCGCCTTCAGGAGTCCCTTCCCGGAATCCGTACGATCCGCGCCCAGCGAGTTGCTGCAGACCAGCTCGGCGAACCATCCGGTGCGGTGGGCGGGAGAGGATACGGCGGGGCGCATCTCGTACAAGTCCACCGCCGTCCCCGAGGCGGACAGGACAAGCGACGCCTCCGAACCGGCAAGCCCCGCTCCGATGACCGTGACCCGGGAAACGGGGGATTCAGCCCCGGGAGGTCGGGTCGCCGCCACCGGATGGCTCCCTGCG
The sequence above is a segment of the Candidatus Deferrimicrobiaceae bacterium genome. Coding sequences within it:
- the trmFO gene encoding methylenetetrahydrofolate--tRNA-(uracil(54)-C(5))-methyltransferase (FADH(2)-oxidizing) TrmFO, with product MAATRPPGAESPVSRVTVIGAGLAGSEASLVLSASGTAVDLYEMRPAVSSPAHRTGWFAELVCSNSLGADRTDSGKGLLKAELRALGCNLLRVADRVRVPAGKALAVDREEFGRSVTEAVRGRSNIRVAEEEARTIPDDPVVIVACGPIPSAVIAGSIGALAGGSGLFFYDAISPIVDAFSLDMSRGFFADRYGSGSGDYLNFPMTQDQYETFLSALLSARVVPAREFEEERHFESCMPVEVLARRGPETLLFGPLRPVGLRDPRTGKIPHAVVQLRKENEAGTMYNLVGFQTKLAYPEQERVFSLIPGLARAKFLRYGSVHRNTFLDAPRILHAGMECRTRRGLFFAGQITGVEGYAESIASGFVAAVSAIARIAGKEPPEFPEESMIGALMRHITTPRQGTFQPMNANFGLLPLPLGVRKRERKALQADRALSSIGEFRKRFFAFNPLCVT